In Vibrio bathopelagicus, one DNA window encodes the following:
- a CDS encoding SDR family NAD(P)-dependent oxidoreductase translates to MRIMITGATSGIGQSLAIDYTQQGHQVIACGRNQDKLKALVDSHETDLSHSSIEPLCFDLTDYHNFPELDQNNPLDLLILNAGDCEYIDDPVNFDAELFERVININLISIGYALKAWLKNIKPGGRLVLVSSSASFLPLPRAEAYGASKAGLTYLGRTLSVDLAKHNIHVSIVHPGFVETPLTERNTFAMPMIISSEAAIQRIVNGIAQGKSEIDFPRRFIMLMKLLRMLPTPVWQKLASRMV, encoded by the coding sequence ATGCGTATTATGATCACAGGCGCGACCTCAGGTATCGGCCAATCACTCGCTATAGATTATACTCAACAAGGGCATCAGGTGATTGCTTGCGGCCGCAATCAAGACAAACTGAAAGCTTTAGTCGATTCTCATGAGACGGACTTATCGCACTCGTCAATCGAGCCACTCTGTTTTGACTTAACCGATTACCACAATTTCCCCGAACTTGACCAAAATAATCCACTCGACCTGCTGATCTTGAACGCGGGTGACTGTGAATACATCGATGATCCTGTCAATTTCGATGCAGAGTTGTTCGAGCGCGTCATCAACATCAATCTAATTTCAATTGGTTACGCCCTTAAAGCTTGGCTAAAAAACATCAAGCCCGGCGGACGCTTGGTTTTAGTAAGCTCCAGCGCCAGCTTTTTGCCTTTGCCTAGAGCCGAAGCTTATGGCGCTTCAAAGGCAGGTCTCACTTACTTAGGAAGAACGCTTTCGGTTGACCTTGCCAAGCACAATATTCATGTCTCCATTGTGCACCCTGGCTTTGTTGAAACTCCTTTAACCGAGAGAAACACGTTCGCTATGCCTATGATTATTAGTAGTGAGGCCGCAATTCAGCGAATCGTAAACGGTATTGCTCAAGGAAAGAGTGAGATCGATTTCCCAAGACGATTCATCATGTTGATGAAGCTATTAAGAATGCTTCCAACTCCAGTTTGGCAAAAACTCGCTTCAAGGATGGTATAA